From a region of the Calonectris borealis chromosome 2, bCalBor7.hap1.2, whole genome shotgun sequence genome:
- the CCDC166 gene encoding coiled-coil domain-containing protein 166: MASKTKQIKQDIMRAGKNKQGVRTKNGDISKGISDMEILVKERKSYLQKEYKILTEHMNTYMGRVEHFLQENKFLEKEAQRNQEESNAYLSYITKHSQKCQNLIITLNDQNRTDLSQVWTQKEKLISQYTEKEKEVRRSLMNMETKYSLMNKEVEDLQPFKDPSVQLKKIKELEKELLVTKIQHSDEMRKIKSRFLQAKADREMDVHQKIQILAKRAEEAAIQSLIQYIKQVKAENWHLRQELLRLIQYSKILIETKVQLREQQQQLLRENQYTQDMAHMRHWLHQHKAHNANGETYSSRSPFRCVH, encoded by the coding sequence ATGGCATCCAAGACAAAGCAGATTAAACAAGACATCATGCGTGCTGGGAAAAATAAGCAAGGAGTAAGAACCAAGAATGGAGATATATCCAAAGGAATAAGTGACATGGAAATACTTGTCAAAGAGAGGAAATCGTACTTGCAGAAGGAATACAAGATTCTCACGGAACATATGAACACATACATGGGAAGAGTGGAGCATTTCCTGCAGGAAAATAAATTCCTAGAAAAGGAAGCCCAACGGAATCAGGAAGAGAGCAACGCTTACCTCTCTTACATAACAAAACACAGCCAGAAGTGCCAGAATCTGATAATTACGTTAAATGACCAGAATCGCACTGATCTGTCTCAAGTCTGGACGCAGAAAGAGAAGCTAATCTCACAGtatacagaaaaagagaaggaggtaAGGAGGTCTCTGATGAATATGGAGACAAAGTACTCTCTTATGAACAAGGAGGTTGAAGACCTGCAGCCTTTCAAAGATCCATCTGTTCAGCTGAAAAAGATTAAAGAGCTGGAGAAGGAATTGTTGGTCACAAAGATACAGCATTCAGATGAAATGCGCAAAATCAAGAGCAGATTTCTGCAGGCCAAGGCTGACCGTGAGATGGACGTTCATCAGAAGATCCAGATTCTCGCCAAGAGAGCAGAAGAAGCAGCGATACAATCTCTAATTCAGTATATCAAACAAGTAAAAGCAGAGAATTGGCATCTGCGCCAGGAATTGCTCAGACTCATCCAATACTCAAAAATCCTTATAGAAACCAAAGTTCAactgagagagcagcagcagcagcttcttcgGGAGAACCAATACACTCAGGACATGGCACACATGCGCCACTGGTTACACCAGCATAAGGCACACAATGCAAATGGTGAAACCTACAGCTCTCGCAGCCCATTCAGATGTGTCCATTAA